A single Nocardioides bizhenqiangii DNA region contains:
- a CDS encoding glutamate ABC transporter substrate-binding protein — protein sequence MTVAMRLAAVALAAALLAGCGYEDTPLPEEPEASAATSAPDCETPDESGTDPVASYHPGEGVPTGPKLDEIRARGRLIVGVSADTYLMASENPEEGNRIEGFDIEFAKEIGSAIFGSDFNAGRNLELRVITASQRIPLLTAGDLDLVIRNFTINSQRWGCIAFSAEYYHSGQKVLVGASLADDDEENGEYRDPSDLAGLRVCAPTGSTSLVNIEEAEPDAKIEPAVNHTGCLVKFQRGEVDAITGDDTVLAGLAAQDPYAVVPDQEPLSDEPYGIGANQEDIDLVRFVNYVLAEMRDGEWEAAYERWLQPVLDPEGDDDVVQPTPTYGR from the coding sequence ATGACCGTCGCGATGAGGCTGGCAGCAGTCGCGTTGGCCGCGGCGCTCCTTGCGGGCTGTGGCTACGAGGACACGCCGCTCCCGGAGGAGCCCGAGGCGTCGGCGGCCACGAGCGCGCCGGACTGCGAGACCCCGGACGAGTCCGGCACCGACCCGGTCGCGTCCTACCACCCCGGTGAAGGCGTGCCGACCGGACCCAAGCTGGACGAGATCCGAGCTCGCGGCCGTCTGATCGTGGGCGTTTCGGCGGACACCTACCTGATGGCGTCGGAGAACCCCGAGGAGGGCAACCGCATCGAGGGCTTCGACATCGAGTTCGCGAAGGAGATCGGCAGCGCCATCTTCGGCTCTGACTTCAACGCGGGTCGAAACCTGGAGCTCCGGGTCATCACCGCATCGCAGCGGATCCCACTGCTGACTGCAGGTGACCTCGACCTCGTGATCCGCAACTTCACGATCAACAGTCAGCGGTGGGGCTGCATCGCCTTCTCGGCGGAGTACTACCACTCGGGTCAGAAGGTTCTGGTCGGCGCGTCCCTGGCCGACGACGACGAGGAGAACGGCGAGTACCGGGACCCGTCGGACCTGGCCGGCTTGCGCGTCTGCGCACCGACCGGGTCGACCAGCCTCGTCAACATCGAGGAGGCGGAGCCGGACGCGAAGATCGAGCCGGCGGTGAATCACACCGGCTGCCTGGTCAAGTTCCAGCGGGGCGAGGTGGACGCGATCACGGGCGACGACACGGTCCTCGCCGGGTTGGCGGCCCAGGATCCCTACGCCGTCGTACCGGACCAGGAGCCTCTGAGCGACGAGCCGTACGGTATCGGAGCCAACCAGGAGGACATCGACCTGGTTCGCTTCGTCAACTACGTGCTGGCGGAGATGAGGGACGGCGAGTGGGAGGCCGCGTACGAACGCTGGCTTCAGCCGGTCCTCGACCCCGAGGGGGACGACGACGTCGTCCAGCCGACACCGACCTACGGACGCTAG
- a CDS encoding serine/threonine-protein kinase, whose product MSTCTQPGCTGSILDGYCDVCGSPGDPGASAGSVSAVPTATVGAPATGTAPAQPVPNGAPCGQPGCTGKILDGYCDVCGTAAGAPAAPVAAQADPVSDHGASVATSASRVQSAAIGSKRAGSSGTGSTRRTRAGSQRMRAARLGAGLTSVPPAPPVDAAKAIMAHAQVPEDKRFCSKCGNKVGRSIDGTPGRPEGFCAHCGQAFSFTPKLQQGDLVAGQYEVAGALAHGGLGWIYLARDRNVSNRWVVLKGLLNSGDPDALAAAIAEQQFLAQVEHPAIVEIYNFVTHEGAGYIVMEYVGGKSLKQILKDRMRANNGSYDPLPVDQALAYILELLPAFQYLHDLGLVYCDFKPDNMIQVGDAMKLIDLGGVRRIDDQESAIYGTVGYQAPEVAEVGPSVASDVYTIGRTLLVLTMEFRGYQGTYLHSLPPVDQTPLFQQQDSLYHLVAKCCAADPADRFASVDELRTQLLGVLREVVARNRQGTALTSAASVLFESPAIARPITSWDHLPKLREDTTDPQYGWLSTISDENPRQRLKDLDKAPEDSAEVWLARCKAALELGESAATKSYAGNLLAADPWEWRALWMEGLAAVQQDDWETAKASFNAVYQQVPGELAPKLALAFACEEGGQPEVAEALYQTCAATDATYVAPSAFGMARVRAARRDTAGAVAALDLVPTTSRGYTESRQQRAEVLLAGSAMDLAVLDQALRTIESSSVDGPTRQRYTVRILKEALPVVAKNPPRKGVTIGSVQASEHHIRTGLENALRLLAREAHDLDERVDLVNQANAVRNWSLT is encoded by the coding sequence GTGAGCACCTGCACGCAGCCCGGATGCACCGGCAGCATCCTCGACGGCTACTGCGACGTCTGCGGTTCCCCGGGAGATCCCGGTGCCTCGGCAGGGTCGGTCAGCGCGGTCCCGACCGCCACGGTCGGGGCGCCCGCGACCGGCACCGCGCCGGCGCAGCCGGTCCCGAACGGCGCTCCCTGCGGCCAGCCCGGCTGCACCGGCAAGATCCTCGACGGCTACTGCGACGTGTGCGGCACCGCCGCCGGTGCACCGGCGGCGCCGGTCGCGGCTCAGGCCGACCCCGTCTCCGACCACGGCGCCTCGGTCGCCACCTCGGCCAGCCGCGTCCAGTCGGCGGCGATCGGCTCCAAACGCGCCGGCAGCAGCGGCACCGGCTCCACCCGCCGCACTCGCGCCGGGAGCCAGCGGATGCGTGCCGCGCGGCTCGGCGCCGGTCTCACCTCGGTCCCGCCCGCGCCGCCGGTCGACGCCGCCAAGGCGATCATGGCGCACGCCCAGGTGCCCGAGGACAAGCGCTTCTGCTCGAAGTGCGGCAACAAGGTCGGCCGCAGCATCGACGGCACGCCGGGCCGCCCCGAAGGGTTCTGTGCGCACTGCGGACAGGCGTTCTCGTTCACGCCGAAGCTGCAGCAGGGCGACCTCGTCGCCGGGCAGTACGAAGTGGCCGGGGCGCTCGCGCACGGCGGTCTCGGCTGGATCTACCTCGCTCGCGACCGCAACGTCTCCAACCGGTGGGTGGTGCTCAAGGGCCTGCTCAACTCCGGTGACCCCGACGCGCTGGCCGCCGCGATCGCCGAGCAGCAGTTCCTTGCCCAGGTCGAGCACCCGGCGATCGTGGAGATCTACAACTTCGTGACCCACGAAGGCGCCGGCTACATCGTCATGGAGTACGTCGGCGGAAAGTCGCTCAAGCAGATCCTCAAGGACCGGATGCGGGCCAACAACGGCAGCTACGACCCGCTGCCGGTCGACCAGGCGCTCGCCTACATCCTCGAGCTGCTGCCGGCGTTCCAGTACCTGCACGACCTCGGTCTGGTCTACTGCGACTTCAAGCCCGACAACATGATCCAGGTCGGCGACGCGATGAAGCTGATCGACCTGGGAGGCGTGCGGCGGATCGACGACCAGGAGTCGGCGATCTACGGCACGGTCGGCTACCAGGCTCCCGAGGTGGCCGAGGTCGGCCCGTCGGTCGCCTCGGACGTCTACACGATCGGCCGCACCCTGCTGGTGCTCACGATGGAGTTCCGCGGCTACCAGGGCACCTACCTCCACAGCCTGCCGCCGGTCGACCAGACGCCGCTGTTCCAGCAGCAGGACTCGCTCTACCACCTGGTCGCCAAGTGCTGTGCCGCCGATCCGGCCGACCGGTTCGCGTCGGTCGACGAGCTGCGCACCCAGCTGCTCGGCGTGCTGCGGGAGGTCGTCGCGAGGAACCGGCAGGGTACGGCGCTCACGTCGGCCGCGTCCGTGCTGTTCGAGTCGCCGGCGATCGCGCGTCCGATCACCAGCTGGGACCACCTTCCCAAGCTGCGCGAGGACACCACCGACCCGCAGTACGGCTGGCTCTCCACGATCAGCGACGAGAACCCCCGCCAGCGGCTGAAGGACCTCGACAAGGCGCCCGAGGACAGTGCCGAGGTGTGGCTGGCGCGCTGCAAGGCGGCCCTCGAGCTCGGGGAGTCCGCGGCCACCAAGAGCTATGCCGGCAACCTGCTGGCGGCCGACCCGTGGGAGTGGCGGGCGCTCTGGATGGAGGGCCTCGCCGCCGTGCAGCAGGACGACTGGGAGACCGCGAAGGCCTCCTTCAACGCCGTCTACCAGCAGGTGCCGGGTGAGCTCGCACCCAAGCTGGCCCTCGCGTTCGCCTGCGAGGAGGGTGGCCAGCCGGAGGTCGCCGAGGCGCTCTACCAGACCTGCGCCGCGACCGACGCGACGTACGTCGCTCCTTCCGCCTTCGGGATGGCCCGGGTGCGCGCCGCCCGCCGGGACACCGCCGGCGCGGTCGCCGCGCTCGACCTGGTGCCCACGACCAGCCGGGGCTACACCGAGAGCCGCCAGCAGCGGGCGGAGGTGCTGCTCGCCGGAAGCGCGATGGATCTCGCCGTCCTCGACCAGGCGCTGCGGACGATCGAGAGCTCGTCGGTCGACGGTCCGACCCGCCAGCGCTACACCGTGCGGATCCTCAAGGAGGCGCTGCCCGTCGTGGCGAAGAACCCGCCGCGCAAGGGCGTCACCATCGGCTCGGTCCAGGCGTCCGAGCACCACATCAGGACCGGACTGGAGAACGCCCTGCGCCTCCTCGCCCGCGAAGCACACGACCTCGACGAGCGCGTGGACCTGGTCAACCAGGCGAACGCCGTACGGAACTGGAGCCTCACATGA
- a CDS encoding protein phosphatase 2C domain-containing protein: MTEQDTGSVGARETACPSCGAGVPTGARFCESCGAQVGDAPAPAATLTPPTMVPADDLGDAPISAPTRRPAHALPDPPPDPGRRPCGNCGGEVGPDLYCLSCGTKAPSERDHFRETPASWVAGVCDKGVKKSRNEDAMALLAGEQPGSRAVLVVLDGVSNLVDSDVASLAGARAAREVLRTPLPAGMGTPQGRDAAVAKVFTDAAAAANTAIIAVTDPDEPNPASATFTVAVLEGTRISHANIGDSRCYWLPDDGEPVQLTVDDSVAQAQIASGVAKEVAETGEFAHAITKWLGRDSQDFVPVVGSLEVTGPGWLLACSDGLWNYASAPTALREQIQAATATDPEGIALELVAFANAAGGHDNITAALARVGPLPEAAPPPQPATTAATPTEPTEPAGAVPPPPPPVQNAGTPPAPPTTPSTEAAGEGVPTDG; the protein is encoded by the coding sequence ATGACCGAACAGGACACCGGGTCGGTCGGCGCGCGGGAGACGGCGTGTCCGTCCTGCGGGGCGGGAGTGCCCACGGGTGCCCGCTTCTGCGAGTCGTGCGGTGCCCAGGTCGGCGACGCACCGGCGCCGGCAGCGACGTTGACGCCGCCGACGATGGTGCCGGCCGACGACCTCGGTGACGCGCCGATCAGCGCGCCGACCCGTCGACCGGCGCACGCGCTGCCGGACCCGCCTCCCGACCCGGGCCGCCGCCCGTGCGGCAACTGCGGGGGAGAGGTCGGGCCCGACCTCTACTGCCTGTCCTGCGGCACCAAGGCACCCAGCGAGCGCGACCACTTCCGCGAGACGCCGGCCTCGTGGGTCGCCGGCGTGTGCGACAAGGGCGTGAAGAAGAGCCGCAACGAGGACGCGATGGCGCTGCTCGCCGGCGAGCAGCCCGGATCGCGGGCCGTCCTGGTCGTCCTCGACGGCGTCTCCAACCTGGTCGACTCCGACGTCGCGTCCCTCGCCGGTGCCCGAGCGGCGCGCGAGGTGCTGCGGACGCCCCTGCCCGCCGGCATGGGCACGCCGCAGGGCCGCGACGCAGCGGTGGCCAAGGTCTTCACCGATGCCGCTGCGGCGGCCAACACGGCGATCATCGCGGTCACCGACCCCGACGAGCCCAACCCGGCGTCGGCGACGTTCACGGTCGCGGTGCTCGAGGGCACCCGGATCAGCCACGCCAACATCGGCGACTCCCGCTGCTACTGGCTTCCCGACGATGGTGAGCCGGTGCAGCTCACGGTCGACGACTCGGTGGCACAAGCCCAGATCGCCTCCGGAGTGGCCAAGGAGGTCGCGGAGACCGGCGAGTTCGCCCACGCGATCACCAAGTGGCTCGGGCGTGACTCGCAGGACTTCGTGCCGGTCGTCGGCAGCCTCGAGGTCACCGGGCCGGGCTGGCTGCTCGCCTGCTCCGACGGGCTGTGGAACTACGCGTCCGCGCCGACCGCGCTCCGCGAGCAGATCCAGGCGGCCACCGCGACCGACCCCGAGGGGATCGCGCTCGAGCTGGTGGCGTTCGCCAACGCGGCGGGCGGCCACGACAACATCACCGCCGCGCTCGCCCGGGTGGGGCCGCTGCCCGAGGCGGCACCCCCGCCGCAGCCCGCGACGACCGCCGCCACGCCGACCGAGCCGACCGAGCCGGCGGGCGCCGTACCGCCGCCGCCACCACCGGTGCAGAATGCCGGTACGCCGCCCGCACCGCCGACGACCCCGAGCACCGAGGCAGCAGGAGAGGGAGTCCCGACCGATGGCTGA
- a CDS encoding vWA domain-containing protein → MAEFTTAVFQNEFLPDGGTDVNAIVTIACKGAGTAGQSGSGDAGEIIIVDTSGSMGPATMAAAKDAAQAALSEIVDGTWFAIIAGADRAMLAYPPVTSGPALVQMNAETRQEGSAAISRFVGSGGTAISTWLDLAGQIFASVPQVTQRHALLLTDGENRERPGRLDEAINRATGYYQCDCRGAGTDWQVAEIRRIAQALLGTVDIIPRPDEMRAQFQEIMRASMARGVADAKLRVWTPQGAQVLFVRQVAPTLEDLTDRGVAVNPLTRDFPTGAWADESRDYHIAVRVAAKAVGQEQLAARVQLALGENVVTQGLVKATWSSNSELTTRIDKQVAHYTGQTELAAMIQEGLAAKAAGDEATATTKLGRAVQLAAETGNDEATSKLRKVVDVENEADGTVRLKRAVDKADEMALDTASTKTTRVRKDSTSGS, encoded by the coding sequence ATGGCTGAGTTCACCACCGCCGTCTTCCAGAACGAGTTCCTGCCGGACGGCGGGACCGACGTCAACGCGATCGTCACCATCGCCTGCAAGGGGGCCGGCACCGCCGGCCAGTCCGGCTCGGGTGACGCCGGCGAGATCATCATCGTCGACACGTCCGGCTCGATGGGTCCGGCGACGATGGCCGCCGCGAAGGACGCCGCGCAGGCGGCACTGTCGGAGATCGTCGACGGCACCTGGTTCGCCATCATCGCCGGCGCCGACCGGGCGATGCTCGCCTACCCGCCGGTGACGAGCGGGCCGGCCCTGGTGCAGATGAACGCCGAGACCAGGCAGGAGGGGTCGGCCGCGATCAGCCGCTTCGTCGGCAGCGGCGGTACGGCGATCTCCACCTGGCTCGACCTCGCCGGCCAGATCTTCGCGTCCGTCCCGCAGGTGACCCAGCGTCACGCCCTGCTGCTCACCGACGGCGAGAACCGGGAGCGTCCGGGACGACTCGACGAGGCGATCAACCGCGCCACCGGCTACTACCAGTGCGACTGCCGCGGCGCCGGCACCGACTGGCAGGTCGCCGAGATCAGGCGGATCGCGCAGGCCCTGCTCGGCACCGTCGACATCATCCCGAGGCCCGACGAGATGCGGGCGCAGTTCCAGGAGATCATGCGGGCCTCGATGGCTCGCGGCGTGGCCGACGCCAAGCTCCGGGTCTGGACGCCGCAGGGCGCCCAGGTCCTCTTCGTGCGCCAGGTCGCCCCGACCCTGGAAGACCTCACCGACCGCGGGGTGGCGGTCAACCCGCTGACCCGCGACTTCCCGACCGGTGCCTGGGCCGACGAGTCCCGCGACTACCACATCGCCGTGCGGGTCGCGGCGAAGGCGGTCGGGCAGGAGCAGCTCGCCGCGCGGGTGCAGCTCGCGCTCGGTGAGAACGTCGTGACCCAGGGCCTGGTCAAGGCGACCTGGTCGAGCAACTCCGAGCTCACCACCCGCATCGACAAGCAGGTCGCCCACTACACCGGCCAGACCGAGCTCGCGGCCATGATCCAGGAAGGCCTGGCCGCCAAGGCCGCCGGTGACGAGGCGACCGCGACGACCAAGCTCGGTCGCGCCGTGCAGCTCGCCGCGGAGACCGGCAACGACGAGGCGACCTCGAAGCTGCGCAAGGTTGTCGACGTCGAGAACGAGGCCGACGGGACGGTGCGGTTGAAGCGGGCGGTCGACAAGGCCGACGAGATGGCGCTGGACACCGCGTCGACGAAGACGACCCGGGTCCGCAAGGACTCGACATCCGGGAGCTGA
- a CDS encoding FHA domain-containing protein — translation MPTCPSGHDSTADDYCDVCGLPITDAGSAPPPAGDAPAAPPETDVPTPAAPAGATCPNCSALNPENALFCEACGYDFTTGQAPRTPSPLDLDAAAPPATSTPSPPPAEATPAAGDPPTSEAQRSIAPPLTDAWMAEVWIDPDWYAEQDSSDPLPSAGVPTVVPLKTTSILVGRTSRSRNIHPDIDLSTDNGISRRHCQFTTDGSRWWVEDLGSSNGTYVGGPIGPLPTQPLSPGAKREIAADERVYLGAWSRIVIRKAAPGEL, via the coding sequence TTGCCGACCTGCCCCTCGGGCCACGACTCGACCGCCGACGACTACTGCGACGTCTGCGGCCTGCCGATCACCGACGCCGGCTCCGCGCCGCCGCCGGCCGGCGACGCACCCGCCGCGCCGCCGGAGACGGACGTGCCGACCCCGGCCGCGCCGGCCGGGGCGACGTGCCCGAACTGCTCGGCGCTCAATCCGGAGAACGCCCTCTTCTGCGAGGCCTGCGGCTACGACTTCACGACCGGCCAGGCTCCGCGGACGCCGTCGCCGCTCGACCTGGACGCGGCCGCTCCACCCGCCACGTCGACGCCCTCGCCGCCGCCGGCCGAGGCCACGCCCGCCGCCGGAGACCCGCCGACCAGCGAGGCGCAGCGGTCGATCGCGCCGCCGCTCACCGACGCCTGGATGGCCGAGGTCTGGATCGACCCCGACTGGTACGCCGAGCAGGACTCCTCCGACCCGCTCCCGTCCGCAGGCGTGCCGACCGTCGTACCGCTGAAGACGACGTCGATCCTCGTCGGCCGCACCTCCCGCAGCCGCAACATCCATCCCGACATCGACCTGTCGACCGACAACGGGATCAGCCGCCGGCACTGCCAGTTCACGACCGACGGCAGCCGGTGGTGGGTCGAGGACCTCGGCTCCTCCAACGGCACCTACGTCGGCGGCCCGATCGGCCCGTTGCCGACCCAGCCGCTGTCGCCGGGGGCGAAGCGCGAGATCGCCGCCGACGAGCGGGTCTACCTCGGCGCCTGGAGCCGCATCGTGATCCGCAAGGCCGCCCCAGGGGAGCTCTGA
- a CDS encoding O-methyltransferase, with amino-acid sequence MSAPPELPDVVNRAFDVSRRAGYVSFCRNETGRLLAALAATRSGIMAEFGTGCGVGTAWLRSGVRDTQARILTAERDPKLARAAAEIFTDDPLVDVLTADWSTLTDKGPYSLLFLDSEQPAEVGVDAIADLVEVGGIVVLDNFWPCEQWPPLTDGRVDILREQWLTDDRFTAVEVMVASDSSVVLATRS; translated from the coding sequence ATGAGCGCGCCCCCCGAGCTTCCCGACGTGGTCAACCGCGCGTTCGACGTCTCCCGCCGCGCGGGCTACGTGTCGTTCTGCCGCAACGAGACCGGCCGTCTGCTGGCGGCGCTGGCCGCCACCCGCTCCGGGATCATGGCCGAGTTCGGCACCGGCTGCGGCGTCGGCACGGCGTGGTTGCGGTCAGGTGTCCGCGACACCCAGGCCCGGATCCTCACCGCGGAGCGCGACCCCAAGCTGGCGCGCGCGGCCGCCGAGATCTTCACCGACGACCCGCTCGTCGACGTGCTCACCGCCGACTGGTCCACCTTGACCGACAAGGGCCCCTACTCCCTGCTCTTCCTCGACTCCGAGCAGCCCGCCGAGGTCGGCGTCGACGCGATCGCGGACCTCGTCGAGGTGGGTGGGATCGTCGTACTCGACAACTTCTGGCCGTGCGAGCAGTGGCCGCCGCTGACCGACGGCCGGGTCGACATCCTGCGCGAGCAGTGGCTCACCGACGACCGGTTCACCGCCGTCGAGGTGATGGTCGCCAGCGACTCCTCGGTCGTGCTTGCCACTCGTAGCTGA
- a CDS encoding 3-isopropylmalate dehydrogenase produces MTSATSSTASTVAPAEGSVALAVVPGDGIGPEVTDEALKVLEVAAPAGVKFEKTRYDLGAERYLATHEVLPDSVLAEIRRHDAILLGAVGGKPNDPNLPPGILERGLLLRLRFELDHYVNLRPSRIYPGAVSPLSTEILGKGDVDFVVVREGTEGPYTGNGGALRTGTPAEVATEVSVNTAYGVERVIRDAFARAQRRPRKKLTLVHKTNVLVNAGSLWWRLFEEVAAEHPDVTTDYCHIDAVMIYLATDPQRFDVIVTDNLFGDIVTDLAAAITGGIGLAASGNVNPDRTTPSMFEPVHGSAPDIAGQLVADPTAAILSGALLLDHLGHPEAAARIEAAVIDDLAARTPGRQRSTPEVGDAIAARVTG; encoded by the coding sequence ATGACCTCTGCGACCAGCAGCACCGCATCCACCGTCGCGCCCGCCGAAGGGAGCGTGGCCCTCGCCGTCGTCCCCGGTGACGGCATCGGACCCGAGGTGACGGACGAGGCGCTGAAGGTGCTCGAGGTCGCGGCCCCTGCAGGAGTGAAGTTCGAAAAAACCCGCTACGACCTGGGCGCCGAGCGGTACCTCGCCACCCATGAGGTGCTGCCCGACTCCGTGCTCGCCGAGATCCGGCGGCACGACGCGATCCTGCTCGGAGCGGTCGGCGGCAAGCCGAACGACCCCAACCTGCCGCCGGGGATCCTCGAGCGCGGGCTGCTGCTGCGGCTGCGCTTCGAGCTCGACCACTACGTCAACCTGCGCCCGTCGCGGATCTACCCGGGCGCGGTCTCGCCGCTCTCGACCGAGATCCTCGGCAAGGGCGACGTCGACTTCGTGGTCGTGCGCGAGGGCACCGAGGGCCCGTACACCGGCAACGGCGGCGCACTGAGGACGGGAACCCCGGCCGAGGTCGCGACCGAGGTGTCGGTCAACACGGCGTACGGCGTGGAGCGGGTCATCCGCGACGCCTTCGCCCGTGCGCAGCGCCGGCCCCGCAAGAAGCTCACCCTGGTCCACAAGACCAACGTGCTCGTCAACGCGGGGTCGCTGTGGTGGCGCCTGTTCGAGGAGGTGGCGGCGGAGCATCCCGACGTCACCACCGACTACTGCCACATCGACGCGGTGATGATCTACCTCGCGACGGACCCGCAGCGGTTCGACGTGATCGTCACCGACAACCTGTTCGGCGACATCGTCACCGACCTCGCCGCCGCGATCACCGGCGGCATCGGCCTCGCGGCCTCGGGCAACGTCAACCCCGACCGCACCACGCCCTCGATGTTCGAGCCGGTGCACGGCTCGGCGCCCGACATCGCGGGCCAGCTGGTCGCGGACCCCACCGCCGCGATCCTCAGCGGCGCGCTGCTGCTCGACCACCTCGGACACCCCGAGGCGGCCGCGCGGATCGAGGCCGCCGTCATCGACGATCTCGCCGCCCGGACGCCGGGCCGGCAGCGGTCGACGCCCGAGGTGGGCGACGCGATCGCGGCCCGAGTAACGGGTTAG
- a CDS encoding branched-chain amino acid aminotransferase, with translation MQITTTLTSSPTDDARLAEILANPGFGTHFTDHMFTVEWTPADGWHQARITPYGPITLDPAAAVLHYAQEIFEGMKAYRHGDGSVWMFRPEANAERMVRSCHRLALPVLDVPDFVQAVAALVEVDQRWVPANEEGGEKSLYVRPFMFASEKFLGVRPAEHVTFMVIASPAGAYFKGGAKPVNLWLTEEYTRAGRGGMGAAKTGGNYASSLIAQQEAYANGCDQVVFLDAEEGKYVEELGGMNMYFVYDDGNVVTPETGTILEGITRASIMELAGKMGHHVTERKFGIDEWRQGVADGRIVEIFACGTAAVVTPVGELRTKDGVTPAPSRSELTMQIRDALVDVQFGRAEDTFGWMRQIV, from the coding sequence ATGCAGATCACCACCACGCTCACGTCGTCTCCGACCGATGACGCGCGGTTGGCCGAGATCCTCGCGAACCCCGGGTTCGGCACCCACTTCACCGACCACATGTTCACGGTCGAGTGGACGCCGGCGGACGGCTGGCACCAGGCGCGGATCACGCCGTACGGCCCGATCACGCTCGACCCGGCCGCCGCGGTCCTGCACTACGCGCAGGAGATCTTCGAGGGCATGAAGGCCTACCGCCACGGCGACGGCTCGGTGTGGATGTTCCGGCCGGAGGCCAACGCCGAGCGGATGGTCCGCTCCTGCCACCGGCTGGCGCTCCCGGTGCTCGACGTGCCCGACTTCGTGCAGGCGGTCGCCGCGCTGGTCGAGGTCGACCAGCGCTGGGTGCCGGCCAACGAGGAGGGCGGCGAGAAGAGCCTCTACGTGCGGCCCTTCATGTTCGCCTCGGAGAAGTTCCTGGGTGTGCGACCCGCCGAGCACGTCACGTTCATGGTGATCGCCAGCCCGGCCGGTGCGTACTTCAAGGGCGGGGCCAAGCCGGTCAACCTGTGGCTCACCGAGGAATACACCCGCGCCGGTCGGGGTGGCATGGGCGCTGCCAAGACCGGCGGCAACTACGCCAGCTCGCTCATCGCGCAGCAGGAGGCCTACGCCAACGGCTGCGACCAGGTGGTCTTCCTGGACGCCGAAGAGGGCAAGTACGTCGAGGAGCTCGGCGGCATGAACATGTACTTCGTCTACGACGACGGCAACGTGGTCACCCCCGAGACCGGCACCATCCTCGAGGGCATCACCCGCGCCAGCATCATGGAGCTCGCGGGCAAGATGGGCCATCACGTGACCGAGCGGAAGTTCGGCATCGACGAGTGGCGTCAGGGCGTCGCGGACGGCCGGATCGTCGAGATCTTCGCCTGCGGCACCGCCGCGGTCGTGACCCCGGTCGGCGAGCTGCGCACCAAGGACGGCGTCACCCCCGCCCCCTCCCGTTCCGAGCTGACCATGCAGATCCGCGACGCGCTCGTCGACGTCCAGTTCGGCCGGGCCGAGGACACGTTCGGCTGGATGCGCCAGATCGTCTGA